The Salmo salar chromosome ssa04, Ssal_v3.1, whole genome shotgun sequence genomic sequence GCTATAGGATAGTTTACAGATTGCAGTGTGTTCATTCTCTGTGGTTTTCGTCTCCTCTTTGGTTGTAGCCTGGGCTGTCCTGGGAGTATCTGTGGAGATTAAATAAAAATGGTGGCCAGGAGTTTCCAGTCTGGGGCTGGAATTCATTGGTGGTGCATAGcattggaggctgctgaggggaggacggctcataataatgtctggaactgaGTGAATGGTATGGCATCAAACCATgcatttgatgtatttgataccattccacaattaaggtgccagcagcctcctgtgctgcaTAGTTTCTGAAATGTGATTTAAATTGATACAGTAAGTGTGCTAACCCCGCCCGCCCCCAAACACAAATCTGAAGTAGTTACGAAAATTAATGTGCCAACAGTATTTCAAGTGGACAGCATGTGTGTGGAGAACTTGATTCTACAACCTCATATTCGGCCAAAAAGGAATTGAGACATAGGTTCATCTTGAAGTACCTGGCCATTCAAGCAATGTATAGGAATTCTAGAAATCAGCTGAAAAAGCACTATGCCCAAGTGTGTAAAAACAGAATAGTTAAAGAAGCTACTCCTTGCTGCACTCTATTTGGGTGAAAGTGAGGATATGGCATTCAGGGATTTTTATAAATACAATGGTGGGTCCCTCCCCCATGAAATGCTTGTATTTCTTCACGAGCGGAGCAGCACACTCTCACCCGAGTTTAGTGAATTTGTGAGTAAACAAGAAGAATCTAATGGTTTAACAAATGTCAACGACCTGATTGCATGCAGTGCCGAAGCTCTTCTGGGTGAGATAAAAGCAGAGATCAGAAAAGCCCCTTTCTTTGCACTGCAAATCGATGAACGCCAGGACGCCTCCAGCTGGGAATGGCAACGCTCCATCATGGTTCAGTACGTAGACAACTCAGGATCAATTCAGGACTATTTCCTGGGTTTCCATCTGCACGAAGAAGGGGGGGTTCTGACCTTATATGTATGGAAATGGCCGACCATGACtgcgaaaaaaaaaaaacttgtggTACAGTCTTACAATGGATGGGCCGTGTCTGCGCACGAGCTAAACATGCAGATGGAAAAAGTGAGGGAGATGGCCCACAACACTGTCTTCGTCAACTCCTACTCACACCGTCTCAGCACTGTTGACTGAAGTTGATACCGTTCCCCACCGACTGAGGTTCTTCAATGAAACTTGGAGCGAGGTGAATGCTGACCGACTGCCACTGGACGTCCTCAGTGAAGTGGCGAACACCTACCACGCATTTTACGACACCATCAACCACATTGGGAACATGGATTGATTAAATGGCGAATCATCCTATGAAGCAAACAATCTTGTTTCGAAACTTGAGGATTTCCCGTTTGTGTTCCAGCTCTTCACCTAAGAGCAGGTTTTCCCCAACATTGATGTTACTTTTGACACTCTGAAGCACAAAGCAATGAATGTGGCAGCCTGCAAAGCTAGCATTGAGAAGCTGGTTCAACACATCCAGAGCAAGAACTCTGACTCTGCCTTCGACAGCGTCTACCAGAAGGCTGAGAGTTTGGCTCAACATCCATGCAAGAGTCTCAAGTGGACGGATGACTTAGACCCTCTGACACACTTCAAGGCTGTGTACTACGTAGCTCTGGAAACCCTCATCTCTCAGATCCAGGTTTGTTACGCACATCTGGATGACCTACGCTTCCTTGAGCTGCTGGATCCAGCGAAGTTCACTGACATTAACATCCATTTCGCAACAGACGTGTTGGATAGCCTGGCGAAGCTCTACGGGGGCTTCTTCAACATGGACAGGCTCAGAGTGGACCTGAAGGCGTTCTACACAGGCcaaggacagcagcaggacagccaCAAGCTCTGTGAATGGATCTGTTTCATCCGGTCCCAGAAGAACCCACTACCAGAGCTCTACAAGCTGATGTGCCTTGTGGTGACCATTGGAGTGACCTCAGCCAACATGGAGGAAAGCTTCCCCTGCCTGAAGCGCATTCAGGACTTTGTGAAAGGGGAAAAGCAGGACGATCAGCTCCACCAGAACATGGCCATGATGTGCATAGAGAATGAACAGTTGAGGGTTTGTCAGGAGCTCGGGGAGTGGCGCTGGTATGACAAGGTCACAAACCTCTGGGCCAGAAAGACCAAGAGAGAAGATGAGTTCATCACCAAGGTATGTCAcctttagagagtgtgtgtgtgggtgtctgagtgtgtgcCAAACTATACCACTCTATTGTTTTCATGAAATGGCCTGGTTATTGTTATTTAGAGCAGTATGAATGTGTTACAGATGGCTGCAGAATGGATGAAAGGACAGGCAGCAAAGAGGACctccacagcaacagaggaatCTCAGGAGCCAACAGTCAGGAAGCATGATGACAAGTtcttttctcacctgaatgatctgagtctagattacagggactctccacaactatattctatgtgcgggacaaaattgaggctatgattaagaagttggagctcttttctgtctgcattaaggaCAACatacaggtctttccatcattgtaggatttttttgtgtgtaaatgaactcaagcttacagacaatgtcaaggtggtgagttattcacaatgtttgatgaacaaataaggttttatatgtaagatggctaaagaAAGAGCTAAATTAttgataattattatattattatttgtgccctggtcctataagagctctttgtcacttcccacgagccgggttgtgacaaaaactcacactcattctcatgtttaatacatttgttgTATAgtttgtgtgtggcaggcttacaatgatggccaaaaacaacatttgagttttcctgaccctggtgctagcagctggaggttgaatgtttgaaggggtacgggactgtaAAATGTTTGGGAACAACTGCCTTAGACAATTACCCCCTCCacaaaaattaaaaatatacCATATGTTGAATGCCTAGGCCTAGTTTTGAAAAAGTTATCTGATCGAATTAAACACATAAATAGAATGGCATCCCCACTCAAGTTAATTAAACACCCATTCTATTCATTAGCTTTTTAAAAACATTGGCCGGGTGATTGGACAGATGTGAGTTCCCAGAGTTACTTTTATTTGGTTAGTAAATTATACTGATTACAGTAGAACCccgaattattttattttataggtgtagccagcctactacAGTAGTTCAATCAACTCCCTTTGCTCTTGCTCATTTATGCCAATGGAGCCCAGTAGGTGGCAGTATAGGCCTACCCATTCCTCATTTTCATTAGTGGCATTAGTGGACTTTTGACATGAGGTAAGTTATTACAAGATGTATATAAATTGACCCTTGAGATTTATGGTTTTTCTGTGACATTTATCCATGATAATAGTCATGTCAATGACAACCAGAAATGTACATCAGAATTTGAGTTTAACAAGTTGTCAACTGTCATTGTGAAAATAAATATTGTTTTAATGAGAAGAACTAGTTGTAATTTCTCTAGGTTGTGTATGATCTACGTTCATTGTAAAAAGCTTTGTTTGAATAGAAGAACTTATAAAAATGAGCCATTTTATCTTCTATGAATTCTAAAGTTAGTTACCCCACCATATTTTGAGATTAGGTTATTTTACGGCTCACTTTTCTACCATGTACAGTATGAAGATGTCAAGCCCAAGACAGATCTCGATAAATGGGTAAATTGAGGCTCAATAAATTGAGGATCCTCCAGTCTTTTTGTCCTCGTCTCAAATCCTTTCTACTCATCTCTTTTATATGTTCAAGTCAAATTCATTCATGCGTAGAATTATAAAGAAAATGTACCTTTTTAAAGGCCAGAGCCGGTCTTAGACAATACTGCCATCTTCCAGAAATTACCAGCCTATACAATGTCGTAGtactttaaaaaatgtttattaCTGGAAAATAATAAAGGTTGAGGTACATAAATGGGCAATTACATTTGAAATTGCATCACATTTAACCCTTGGACGAACACTTAAAGTCACTTACAGTCAGTAAACAAAGCACATGTTGAAAGCAGTTAGAAAAGGTGTCAAGCAATTAACAGTATCTTCGCAATGTTGACTAACAGCGATAGTTGTGCACGCAGATGAATGGTAATTGTCCGCCACATCCGAGGTTCCTCCACCCCTGGCCCACTACCAAAGGAAAAACGACAAAAAAAAGTAATGTCGGTCATTTCATCGGCTTACAGTTCTGGGACTATGCTACCTGTCATTACTTTTCAGGTAACATCTTTAGGTTCATGTCTTACCAGCAGATTGCAGGTACATGCAGGAGTTGCTGGTTGCGGTGCTCTGGCTGTACCAGTTGGTGTAATACATTCCTGAGCGGTCGATCCACATCCAAGTTCCCTGAGTAAACAAAGAGTCATAAGACTTAGCTACACAACTGTCCCTTACCACTAACAGATCTGATATCATACCTAGCTGCATGATTAAAATATCAGAAGCTATTTAAACACAAGGCCCAGAGTGTTTCCCGGCCATGTGCTCTGAGGGAAAAACTCTAGGACCCGGAATTGTTTCTTGACCGGTCACTGCCAGAAAAACTTGGGGCGCTACATATGCTTAGATGGCGGAGGTTTTCAGGGCAACCCTTTCACCTGGAGGTAGAATCCACCGATCCAGGCGGTGGCTCTGTTGGCTGTTCTGGTTATCTGTTGCAGGTAACGATACTCGGGGGAGGAGCCGGCGGAGGCCAGGCTGGCGCCCAGTTCATTGCAGTGTTCCTGAAAGAAGAGCCGGGAGGCGAGGGGTGAGACacgtgcacacactcacacagtaggCCTGCACATGAACAAAAGGGTTGAGCTCCCTCATAGtgacattacagacattacaaATCACTTCAAGATTTTAGACACTAAATATATTACATTGAGAAGTGCGTTACCTCGGCTCCGAACCAGGACCGAGGAGTGTTCACAAACATGTAACACTTGGACTGGTAGCTGAACCATCCGTCAGGGCAGAACCTGCGTGCCGCTGTGAAGACGAAGATAAAATACAACAATTATTTGACATCGTAATACCAAGGAGTTGATATTGACAGGAGTATGAACTTTCCAAAGTAAAACGTTTGATCTCTTAATGTAAAACATGAATGTTTATTTAGTCATGCTGGTGTTTTTTCCCTCCCTGCTGATGGGAAACCAAAACATTATTTAATTGTGACCATGCATTGCACGGTGTACACAGGCATCAATAGTACAACCAGTGATGGTTAACTTAACATCATTCATCATGGAGAGTCCCTACCTTTATCTTTAGGTGCTGCTGCAACCACCTCAACTGCCTCAATCTCAGCTTCTGAAAAGACACCTAAACACATAATCAGACAAGAATATCACTTTGAAAGCCACCAGCAAATCACCGACGATGAGATGTAGATTCAATATATTTATTTTCATAGCTAATATTTTATACGTGACCTGTAGTTTAATTAATTTGTTTTGTACCAATGTGAAGAAATTCTTATTGATCAGGAAATGAGGTGATGCGCCACAAGAGACATTGATGCTCCTGCTTGATTAAAGCCCACAGAGAAGAACTGACCTGGGCCGTCACTCAGCTTCTCTTCTGCTGCAGGAGCCTCAACCTCAACAGCCTCCCCTGTAGAAACATGGAACAAGGAAATCAATTTGACTTTCATTCAACTGGGAATTGGGAGAGGTGTTGATTCAGTGCTCTATTACTGCTCTCAATACAAACATAATTACAGCTACAAACCTGGGGCACTTTTTGGCTCTTCTACCGCCACAGCATCGCTCTCCACAGGATCGCTCTCCACAGGAACTTAAAGGGAAAAACACAACTATTGTAATTATTCAGTAACAATGAATTACCCTGTGCCGTATTAGTGACATTGTTGAGTATTTGTTGAGTATTTGAATGTCTTACCTGCTGCTGCCCTAGCAGAGAGGGCGACACAAAGTAGTGCAAAGATGATCAGAACCttcatggtggtgatgatggtggtgctgCTTGTCTGGATGAAAAGGGAGAGAACGTGTTGGAGAATCAACTAGAGAGAATGATACACAATCATTTCAGACTATCACTAGACAAGAGTATTTCCCCACACAAGACAACCTTAAAAATCTAGCTAAAAGTTCATCACCACCACAGTAAATACATACATCTAaacggagaaagggagagaaaataaGCCAAGCTGAATGAGTCGACACTAGGCAACAGATGCTGTAGGACTTACCTTTTGTAGTAGATAAATCACTGTTTTCTTCAGGTACTCTTCCTCAGGTAGGCCAGTGATGAGTGATGAGTGGAGATTCGTACTCTCTTTATATACTGTTGTGTCCCGCAAACTTTCACTTATGCAAGTGCAGTGAATGACGAAACAGCATTGGACTTTGACACTTTATGGCTTTGTGTTTATACTTCACATGATAACTTCAAGATTCAACCTGGACTCGggggtagacataacatagtaaaagtaaatccaggacactcccattagtatgatatgttacgtttcgttttaatttgtggatgtccatcatccgtTTCATATTATATGGTATGAATAAA encodes the following:
- the LOC106602162 gene encoding ladderlectin translates to MKVLIIFALLCVALSARAAAVPVESDPVESDAVAVEEPKSAPGEAVEVEAPAAEEKLSDGPGVFSEAEIEAVEVVAAAPKDKAARRFCPDGWFSYQSKCYMFVNTPRSWFGAEEHCNELGASLASAGSSPEYRYLQQITRTANRATAWIGGFYLQGTWMWIDRSGMYYTNWYSQSTATSNSCMYLQSAVGQGWRNLGCGGQLPFICVHNYRC